Proteins from one bacterium genomic window:
- a CDS encoding electron transfer flavoprotein subunit beta/FixA family protein — protein MNIIVCIKQVPDTTDVRIDPVTNTLIREGVPSIINPFDMYAIEEALRIREKLGGKVTVISMGPPQVIEALKEAISMGVDEAVLLSDRAFAGADTWATSYALSMGIKKIGDYGVILCGKQAIDGDTAQVGPGVAEFLDIPQVTYVKKIEEIDDKRARVWRMTEDGYDVVETSLPVVFTVVKEINEPRLPSLKGKMRAKSYQTTIWKAADIGADEKNIGLNGSPTNVVKIFTPPARTGGVLLQGDVNEAVAAVVNGLKQQQII, from the coding sequence ATGAACATCATAGTCTGCATCAAACAGGTGCCGGACACCACCGATGTCCGGATAGACCCGGTCACCAACACCCTGATCCGGGAGGGAGTGCCGTCCATCATCAACCCCTTCGACATGTATGCCATCGAAGAGGCCTTGAGGATCCGGGAGAAACTGGGGGGCAAGGTCACTGTCATCTCCATGGGGCCGCCCCAGGTGATCGAGGCCCTCAAGGAAGCCATTTCCATGGGGGTGGACGAAGCGGTGCTGCTCTCCGACCGGGCCTTTGCCGGGGCCGACACCTGGGCCACCAGCTACGCGCTGTCAATGGGAATCAAAAAGATCGGGGATTACGGGGTGATCCTCTGCGGCAAGCAGGCCATCGACGGGGACACCGCCCAGGTCGGTCCCGGGGTGGCCGAGTTCCTGGACATCCCCCAGGTAACCTACGTCAAGAAGATCGAGGAGATCGATGACAAGAGGGCCAGGGTCTGGCGGATGACCGAGGACGGCTACGATGTGGTGGAGACCAGCCTGCCGGTGGTGTTCACAGTGGTCAAGGAGATCAACGAACCCCGGCTGCCCTCGCTTAAAGGCAAGATGCGGGCCAAGTCCTACCAGACCACCATCTGGAAGGCGGCCGACATCGGGGCCGACGAGAAGAACATCGGGCTGAACGGCTCGCCCACCAACGTGGTCAAGATCTTCACCCCGCCGGCCCGGACCGGGGGAGTGCTGCTGCAGGGCGA